The Geobacillus stearothermophilus ATCC 12980 genome contains a region encoding:
- a CDS encoding YpjP family protein, with the protein MKLPSWLRKTLVAAITVCTFGLVTPPASLLAAKEPPSDDAPSPDWKHSQADHAAEAVSVSLTREQFIEETMEKAVAQSYEKFGRKIAPVIEDEFRTVILPRIEEVIAGLAERCPEEELRYLAVSENPSGGQGERIFHIYRADTAEDVIRFHVRREHPPQDGYWFQFHYHTCDDGFQAHYELGKIYWSKNTPPNWRT; encoded by the coding sequence ATGAAGCTGCCGTCTTGGCTTCGAAAAACGCTTGTTGCCGCCATTACCGTCTGCACGTTTGGACTCGTCACACCGCCCGCTTCGCTGCTCGCGGCCAAAGAGCCGCCGTCAGATGACGCCCCGTCTCCCGATTGGAAGCATTCCCAAGCAGACCATGCGGCAGAAGCTGTTTCTGTTTCGTTAACTCGTGAACAGTTTATCGAAGAGACGATGGAAAAGGCAGTGGCGCAGTCGTACGAAAAGTTTGGCCGCAAAATCGCCCCGGTTATTGAAGATGAATTTCGCACCGTCATCTTGCCGCGCATCGAAGAGGTGATTGCCGGGCTGGCTGAACGCTGTCCGGAAGAAGAGCTCCGTTATTTGGCCGTATCGGAAAATCCGTCCGGCGGGCAAGGGGAACGCATTTTCCATATTTACCGCGCCGATACGGCAGAAGATGTCATTCGCTTCCACGTCCGCCGCGAACATCCGCCGCAGGACGGGTACTGGTTTCAATTTCACTATCATACTTGCGATGATGGCTTTCAAGCTCACTATGAACTCGGGAAAATCTACTGGTCCAAAAATACGCCGCCGAATTGGCGCACATAA